DNA sequence from the Candidatus Omnitrophota bacterium genome:
TTTGCCTTCTTAAATAGGACTGAATTTAATTGATACGGCTTAAAATCTTTCAATCTCTGCGCCCGGGAATCTTCATCTCCCATACTGACCCATACGTCTGTATAAATTATATCAGCATTATTTATTGCCCTAAAAGGGTTATTGGTGACGGTTATTTTTGAAC
Encoded proteins:
- a CDS encoding ornithine carbamoyltransferase (catalyzes the formation of L-citrulline from carbamoyl phosphate and L-ornithine in arginine biosynthesis and degradation), with the protein product SKITVTNNPFRAINNADIIYTDVWVSMGDEDSRAQRLKDFKPYQLNSVLFKKAKPDCLIMHCLPAHRGEEITGEVIDGPNSIVFDQAENKLHVQKAILLMLLNT